Proteins encoded in a region of the Cytobacillus pseudoceanisediminis genome:
- the bcp gene encoding thioredoxin-dependent thiol peroxidase, which produces MAIEIGKAAPDFELEASNGEKVKLSDYLGKNIVLYFYPKDMTPGCTTQACDFRDNHDNFADVNAVVLGISPDPLSRHEKFIEKHGLPFLLLADEEHKAADAYDVWKLKKNFGKEYMGIERSTFIIDKEGKLVKEWRKVKVKGHVEETLEYIKENLS; this is translated from the coding sequence ATGGCAATTGAAATCGGTAAAGCAGCTCCGGATTTTGAGCTCGAGGCCAGTAATGGTGAAAAGGTAAAGTTATCAGATTACCTCGGGAAAAATATTGTTCTTTATTTTTACCCGAAAGACATGACGCCTGGCTGCACAACCCAGGCATGTGATTTCAGGGACAATCATGATAATTTTGCAGATGTGAATGCTGTCGTTTTAGGAATAAGCCCCGATCCGCTCAGCAGGCATGAGAAGTTTATTGAAAAGCATGGATTGCCTTTCCTGCTGCTTGCGGATGAGGAGCATAAAGCGGCAGATGCCTATGATGTCTGGAAACTGAAAAAGAACTTCGGGAAAGAATACATGGGAATTGAACGTTCCACTTTTATTATTGACAAGGAAGGCAAACTGGTTAAAGAGTGGCGCAAGGTTAAGGTAAAAGGGCATGTCGAGGAGACACTGGAATATATAAAGGAGAATTTGTCCTAG
- a CDS encoding potassium channel family protein, translated as MAFYLSLILIVLCMIMSLQTLFSSAKIKGRWVSVENFLYLISLYATIMIGFGLIYIWLDLHGLVVLMDGTDYMETGFLERLETGFYFSAVTLFSVGYGDISPVGIGRLIAVLEALIGYVIPAAFVARVVFDAGDRVS; from the coding sequence ATGGCATTTTATTTATCGCTGATTTTAATCGTGCTGTGTATGATCATGAGTCTGCAGACTCTTTTCTCATCCGCCAAGATAAAGGGAAGATGGGTTTCTGTGGAGAATTTCCTTTATCTGATAAGTTTGTATGCAACGATTATGATTGGGTTTGGCCTTATATATATATGGCTTGATTTACATGGGCTGGTGGTTTTAATGGACGGCACTGACTATATGGAAACTGGTTTCCTCGAGAGACTGGAGACGGGTTTCTATTTTAGTGCGGTAACACTTTTTTCAGTTGGGTATGGAGATATCAGTCCTGTTGGTATAGGCAGGCTTATTGCCGTACTGGAAGCGTTAATCGGTTATGTGATCCCGGCAGCATTTGTTGCCAGGGTAGTATTTGATGCAGGTGACCGGGTTTCATAA
- a CDS encoding ABC transporter permease, whose protein sequence is MFYIAIFFQYVAQYMKTRMQYRADLFVEILSDLLFQAVNLIFILVVFGHTTLLGGWTRDEIIFIYGFFLVPYALFSSFFNIWDFNERYIVKGELDRILTRPIHSLFQIVLERMELESLFGAVTGIAVMIYAGNSLGLEISWTDPFLFFLFVIGGMLVYGGIFVMIACISFWADARTSIMPMMYNIGNYGRYPVDIYNSVIRFVLTWVLPFAFVGVYPASYFLGKEEWFLYSFLTPVIGIVFFSISILAWNSGVKRYRGAGN, encoded by the coding sequence ATGTTTTATATAGCCATTTTCTTTCAATATGTCGCCCAATATATGAAAACAAGAATGCAGTACCGTGCAGATTTATTTGTAGAGATCCTTTCAGATCTATTATTTCAGGCAGTCAATTTAATTTTTATCTTAGTCGTCTTTGGCCATACAACTCTCCTTGGGGGCTGGACAAGGGATGAAATTATCTTTATTTACGGATTTTTCCTTGTGCCCTATGCACTGTTTTCATCATTCTTTAATATTTGGGATTTTAATGAGAGATATATTGTAAAAGGAGAACTCGATAGGATTTTGACCCGGCCGATCCATAGTCTGTTCCAAATCGTTTTAGAACGGATGGAACTTGAATCTCTTTTTGGGGCTGTTACTGGAATTGCGGTTATGATTTACGCCGGAAACAGTCTTGGTTTAGAGATATCCTGGACAGATCCATTCTTATTCTTCTTATTTGTGATAGGTGGAATGCTTGTGTACGGTGGCATCTTTGTCATGATTGCCTGCATCAGCTTTTGGGCGGATGCCAGAACATCAATCATGCCGATGATGTACAACATCGGGAATTATGGCAGGTATCCGGTTGATATTTATAATAGTGTCATACGCTTCGTCCTAACCTGGGTGCTTCCGTTTGCCTTTGTTGGTGTATATCCAGCTTCATACTTTTTGGGGAAAGAGGAATGGTTTTTGTATTCCTTTTTAACGCCTGTAATCGGTATAGTATTCTTTAGCATTTCGATTCTGGCTTGGAATTCAGGTGTTAAGCGCTATCGCGGTGCGGGCAATTAA
- a CDS encoding ABC transporter permease gives MDKYIEMIRIRFLMMLAYRTNYYTGILIYSINIGAYYFLWSAIYGEKDAIEGMSVIQMSTYVAVAWMARAFYFNNIDREMAAEIKEGKVAVELIRPYNYLGMKTMQGLGEGIFRLFFFSVPGMAIVSFIFPLQFSADWTTWIFFAVSILLSFLINTQINLLTGITTFFLFNNTGLIRAKRVVIDLFSGLLIPISFFPVWAQDILRFLPFQGISYVPSMIFTNSFSNNEAIQAIIMQGIWVLILIMPIQVLWIIAKKQLIIQGG, from the coding sequence GTGGATAAATATATAGAAATGATTCGGATCCGCTTTTTGATGATGCTTGCCTACCGAACGAATTACTATACAGGCATTCTGATATACAGTATTAATATTGGCGCTTACTATTTCCTGTGGAGCGCCATTTATGGAGAAAAAGATGCGATTGAGGGAATGTCTGTGATCCAGATGTCGACATATGTGGCTGTAGCGTGGATGGCAAGGGCATTTTACTTTAATAATATAGACAGGGAAATGGCTGCTGAGATTAAAGAAGGAAAAGTAGCGGTGGAACTGATCCGCCCATATAATTATTTGGGCATGAAAACGATGCAGGGATTGGGTGAAGGGATATTCCGTCTCTTCTTTTTCTCGGTTCCGGGAATGGCAATTGTCTCGTTCATTTTTCCGCTCCAATTTTCTGCGGATTGGACTACCTGGATTTTCTTTGCGGTATCGATTTTATTAAGTTTTCTTATAAATACGCAAATTAATTTATTGACAGGTATTACCACTTTCTTCTTATTTAATAATACTGGGCTTATCCGGGCGAAAAGAGTTGTGATTGATCTCTTTTCCGGTCTTCTGATTCCTATCAGCTTTTTTCCGGTCTGGGCACAGGATATATTAAGATTTCTGCCCTTTCAGGGTATTAGCTATGTGCCGAGCATGATCTTTACAAATAGCTTTTCAAATAACGAAGCTATACAAGCTATCATTATGCAGGGGATCTGGGTTCTTATTCTGATAATGCCAATTCAGGTTCTGTGGATCATAGCGAAAAAACAGCTCATTATTCAAGGAGGGTGA